A stretch of the Archangium violaceum genome encodes the following:
- a CDS encoding MbnP family copper-binding protein, with amino-acid sequence MMKVLKKSRPALLLLSVLPLLQACERPFTVVRFSAQVGEQPLRCATSYPNIGKSGTPIELIDFKLYVRDVTLVRANGERHPLILEQDGTWQVDSIAMLDFADGTGTCEAGGPETRMEVVGRAPDFDDYTGLEFKLGVPEEQNHLNGPTRPPPLNVPKMFWSWQGGYKFLGLDLRTPRYEQWVFHLGASGCTGSPAEGYSCAATNQATVSLSGFNPTNNQVVLDVAALLADSALDHVIDNKTDFVAGCMSGRTDPECPALFEKVGLAADGTPQAVPASFIRVR; translated from the coding sequence ATGATGAAGGTCCTGAAGAAGTCGCGCCCGGCCCTGCTCCTGCTCTCCGTGCTTCCCCTCCTCCAGGCGTGTGAGAGGCCCTTCACCGTGGTGAGGTTCAGCGCGCAGGTGGGCGAGCAGCCGCTGCGCTGCGCCACCAGCTACCCCAACATCGGCAAGTCGGGCACCCCCATCGAGCTGATCGACTTCAAGCTCTACGTCCGGGACGTCACGCTCGTGCGGGCCAATGGAGAGAGGCACCCCCTCATCCTGGAGCAGGACGGAACGTGGCAGGTGGACTCCATCGCGATGCTCGACTTCGCGGATGGAACCGGCACCTGCGAGGCCGGCGGCCCCGAGACACGCATGGAGGTGGTGGGCCGGGCACCGGACTTCGATGACTACACCGGCCTGGAGTTCAAGTTGGGGGTGCCCGAGGAGCAGAACCACCTGAACGGCCCCACCCGGCCCCCTCCCCTCAACGTGCCCAAGATGTTCTGGAGCTGGCAGGGGGGCTACAAGTTCCTGGGCCTGGACCTGCGTACGCCCAGGTACGAACAATGGGTCTTCCACCTGGGCGCGTCCGGCTGCACCGGAAGCCCGGCGGAGGGCTACAGCTGCGCCGCCACCAACCAGGCCACGGTGTCCCTGAGCGGCTTCAACCCCACGAACAACCAGGTGGTCCTCGACGTGGCGGCCCTCCTCGCCGACTCGGCTCTGGACCACGTCATCGACAACAAGACGGACTTCGTCGCGGGCTGCATGTCGGGCCGCACGGATCCCGAGTGCCCGGCGCTCTTCGAGAAGGTGGGGCTGGCGGCGGATGGGACGCCGCAGGCCGTGCCCGCGTCGTTCATCCGCGTCCGCTGA
- a CDS encoding alkaline phosphatase PhoX: MARRILGIATSALLVGSSALVGCEGQQGPQGPQGPAGATGQPGPQGPEGPKGDTGAPGAPGEQGESFRWLSFADVGFPLTNADKHQVRTAGKVNFNGQERNLGFITLLRSGQDRSGHACDLSSDANAASCFGTIPTANGTPMKDDSGVIEVASSQDFASLMKVGDNTFMVSQFESPVSSIFVTRIAQEAGNGVVSATSTRAVDLSPVDGLWTTCAGSTTPWNTYLSSEEYPLDARAYFDMTDWPASSASSYRNLKAFAKYWGINAADGLQSAEWPTFNEKFSPYFHGFATEITLDASGNPTLAKHYAMGRHSMELSYVLPDRKTVLLTSDGSGEPLSMFVADTAGDLSAGTLYAMRIYQTSPRGTQLVSGDIEWVNLGHATDAEIRALLHPAPGTPRITFSDIFEVGAKNSSGACPAGFVPTLGECLLLKPGMEKAASRLETRRYAAYMGASVEMNKEEGVTFDPDTNRVYLAISDVTGPMANTTGADDGTHLQSAVNRCGAVFAMDVGPWTASSGTTVTQYAPLNIYPLVHGVTTNYPAGSPFVGNTCSVNGIASPDNVTYLPKYNTLIIGEDTSSHQNDAIWAFNTITGKLTRIMTTPYGAETTSPYWVPDINGFGYLMAAVQHPYGESDEDKISETGATGTASWIGVFGPFPALK; the protein is encoded by the coding sequence ATGGCACGTCGAATTCTGGGCATCGCCACCAGTGCGCTGCTCGTGGGCAGCAGCGCCCTGGTCGGCTGCGAGGGTCAGCAGGGTCCGCAGGGTCCGCAGGGTCCCGCCGGAGCCACCGGTCAGCCGGGTCCGCAGGGCCCGGAGGGTCCCAAGGGCGACACGGGCGCCCCGGGCGCCCCGGGTGAGCAGGGCGAGAGCTTCCGCTGGCTGTCCTTCGCGGACGTTGGCTTCCCGCTCACCAACGCCGACAAGCACCAGGTCCGCACCGCGGGCAAGGTGAACTTCAACGGCCAGGAGCGGAACCTGGGCTTCATCACGCTGCTGCGCAGCGGCCAGGATCGCTCGGGCCACGCTTGTGATCTGAGCAGCGATGCGAACGCCGCCTCGTGCTTCGGGACCATCCCGACGGCCAACGGGACGCCGATGAAGGACGACAGCGGCGTCATCGAGGTCGCCAGCTCGCAGGACTTCGCGTCCCTGATGAAGGTGGGGGACAACACCTTCATGGTGAGCCAGTTCGAGTCGCCGGTCTCCTCGATCTTCGTCACCCGCATCGCCCAGGAGGCGGGCAATGGCGTGGTGTCCGCCACGTCCACCCGCGCCGTCGATCTCTCGCCCGTGGACGGCCTGTGGACCACGTGCGCCGGCTCCACCACGCCGTGGAACACCTACCTGTCCTCGGAGGAGTACCCGCTCGATGCCCGGGCCTACTTCGACATGACGGACTGGCCGGCCTCGAGCGCCTCCAGCTACCGCAACCTCAAGGCCTTCGCGAAGTACTGGGGCATCAACGCCGCGGACGGCCTGCAGTCCGCCGAGTGGCCCACGTTCAACGAGAAGTTCTCTCCGTACTTCCACGGCTTCGCCACGGAGATCACCCTCGACGCGAGCGGCAACCCCACCCTGGCCAAGCACTACGCCATGGGCCGGCACTCGATGGAGCTGTCCTACGTGCTGCCCGACCGCAAGACCGTGCTGCTCACCAGCGACGGCAGCGGCGAGCCGCTCTCCATGTTCGTCGCGGACACCGCGGGCGACCTGAGCGCGGGCACCCTGTACGCGATGCGCATCTACCAGACGAGCCCCCGCGGCACGCAGCTCGTCTCGGGTGACATCGAGTGGGTCAACCTCGGCCACGCCACCGACGCGGAGATCCGCGCCCTGCTGCACCCGGCGCCCGGCACGCCCCGCATCACCTTCTCCGACATCTTCGAGGTCGGCGCGAAGAACAGCTCCGGCGCCTGCCCGGCCGGCTTCGTCCCCACCCTGGGTGAGTGCCTCCTGCTCAAGCCGGGCATGGAGAAGGCCGCCTCCCGCCTCGAGACCCGCCGCTATGCCGCCTACATGGGCGCGTCGGTGGAGATGAACAAGGAAGAGGGCGTCACCTTCGATCCGGACACGAACCGCGTCTACCTGGCCATCAGCGACGTGACGGGCCCGATGGCCAACACCACGGGCGCCGACGATGGCACGCACCTGCAGAGCGCGGTGAACCGCTGTGGCGCGGTGTTCGCCATGGACGTGGGTCCGTGGACCGCCTCGAGCGGCACCACCGTCACCCAGTACGCGCCGCTGAACATCTACCCGCTGGTGCACGGCGTGACGACCAACTACCCGGCCGGCAGCCCGTTCGTGGGCAACACGTGCAGCGTCAACGGCATCGCCAGCCCGGACAACGTCACCTACCTGCCGAAGTACAACACGCTGATCATCGGCGAGGACACCTCCTCGCATCAGAACGACGCCATCTGGGCGTTCAACACCATCACCGGCAAGCTCACCCGCATCATGACCACCCCGTACGGCGCGGAGACCACCTCGCCGTACTGGGTGCCGGACATCAACGGCTTCGGCTACCTGATGGCCGCCGTGCAGCACCCCTACGGTGAGTCCGACGAGGACAAGATCAGCGAGACCGGTGCCACCGGCACCGCGAGCTGGATCGGCGTCTTCGGTCCGTTCCCGGCCCTGAAGTAG
- a CDS encoding FHA domain-containing protein, which translates to MPPPNRRPSRKPVDPAEDSMPVPQDDSTRIKSVSAVRRPARQEPEEPEASEEESYPDGEDYGDEGAYGDEDLPADQDDDDNPDATRAGPPLKLEILEGPDKGRRKRFKGVRMVIGRGQDCDLVLLDQSVSRRHVELVFGGENGVLLRDLVSGNGTRVNDERVDDCKLKHDDVIAIGRTKIRFIDEQERIKQMRLAAEEAERKEKEEAERKAREAEEAAKKAAEAAAAGSEAGASSEGGEPSPDAEKDKRTQIRSIHDIPRRNAPKRNTMGLLMAGGLVLLLALIGGGVLFLNRGPPPPPPPNPKQEKALALLQQARAAFRQAEYAQAVALAEEADTTFPGVDTEGLLAAARKELSLVEAFARVRQLAGEDKFDEARELLEQTPHSTVERTEEMREKLDAELAADEIAYLVKQVDAALEAQDVESARALVQRLPLELQPPYQARVAELQAALEAMAQDAAAQERARRAAAARRAKEQREAFIAEAFSAVEARFNAGDYSRAALECDRVIDAHSDDKEIRDRAKSLKKLIPQFARVYLDAQRKMRANALESAARPLRSAAEMYRQMGFQGSIGETLDAQLASSAVVAGRSALARNDVASAATFFKEAQRLNPDDSKVQDGLEAIQGKLEELFRQAYVQRDRDPEGSAERFRLIAQLAAEGSELKTRAETQLQALDQ; encoded by the coding sequence ATGCCTCCCCCCAACCGCCGTCCCTCCCGCAAGCCCGTCGATCCAGCCGAAGACTCGATGCCGGTTCCGCAGGACGACAGTACCCGCATCAAGTCCGTCAGCGCGGTTCGCCGTCCCGCTCGTCAGGAGCCAGAGGAGCCCGAGGCCTCCGAGGAGGAGTCGTATCCGGACGGGGAGGACTACGGTGACGAGGGGGCCTACGGCGACGAGGACCTGCCGGCTGATCAGGACGATGACGACAATCCGGACGCCACGCGCGCCGGTCCGCCCCTGAAGCTGGAGATTCTCGAGGGGCCGGACAAGGGCCGGCGCAAGCGCTTCAAGGGCGTGCGCATGGTCATCGGACGGGGTCAGGACTGCGATCTGGTGCTGCTGGATCAGTCCGTGTCGCGCCGCCACGTGGAGCTGGTGTTCGGCGGCGAGAACGGAGTGCTGCTGCGCGACCTGGTCAGCGGCAACGGCACGCGGGTGAACGACGAGCGCGTGGACGACTGCAAGCTCAAGCACGACGACGTCATCGCCATCGGCCGCACGAAGATTCGTTTCATCGACGAGCAGGAGCGCATCAAGCAGATGCGCCTCGCGGCCGAGGAGGCGGAGCGCAAGGAGAAGGAGGAGGCCGAGCGCAAGGCCCGTGAAGCGGAGGAGGCCGCGAAGAAGGCCGCCGAGGCCGCGGCCGCCGGGAGCGAGGCGGGTGCCAGCTCCGAGGGCGGCGAGCCCTCGCCCGACGCCGAGAAGGACAAGCGGACGCAGATCCGCTCCATCCACGACATTCCGCGCCGCAACGCCCCCAAGCGCAACACGATGGGGCTCTTGATGGCGGGCGGGCTGGTGCTGCTGCTCGCCCTCATTGGTGGTGGCGTGCTCTTCCTCAACAGGGGTCCGCCGCCGCCGCCGCCGCCCAACCCGAAGCAGGAGAAGGCCCTGGCGCTGCTCCAGCAGGCGCGCGCCGCCTTCCGGCAGGCCGAGTACGCCCAGGCGGTGGCGCTGGCGGAGGAGGCGGACACCACCTTCCCGGGCGTGGACACGGAGGGCTTGCTGGCGGCGGCACGCAAGGAGCTGTCCCTCGTGGAGGCGTTCGCGCGGGTGCGCCAGCTGGCGGGCGAGGACAAGTTCGACGAGGCGCGCGAGCTGTTGGAGCAGACGCCGCATAGCACCGTGGAGCGCACGGAGGAGATGCGGGAGAAGCTCGACGCCGAGCTGGCGGCGGACGAGATCGCCTACCTGGTGAAGCAGGTGGACGCGGCGCTGGAGGCCCAGGACGTGGAATCGGCCCGGGCGCTCGTCCAGCGGTTGCCCCTGGAGCTCCAGCCCCCGTACCAGGCCAGGGTGGCGGAGCTGCAGGCGGCGCTCGAAGCGATGGCCCAGGATGCCGCGGCCCAGGAGCGGGCCCGCAGGGCGGCCGCCGCCCGCAGGGCGAAGGAGCAGCGCGAGGCGTTCATCGCCGAGGCCTTCAGCGCGGTGGAGGCCCGCTTCAACGCGGGTGACTACTCGCGCGCGGCGCTCGAGTGCGACCGGGTCATCGATGCCCACTCGGACGACAAGGAGATCCGCGACCGGGCGAAGTCGCTCAAGAAGCTCATCCCCCAGTTCGCGCGCGTCTACCTGGACGCGCAGCGCAAGATGCGGGCGAACGCGCTGGAGTCCGCGGCACGCCCGCTGCGCTCGGCGGCGGAGATGTACCGGCAGATGGGCTTCCAGGGGTCCATCGGGGAGACCCTCGATGCGCAGCTCGCCTCGTCCGCCGTCGTCGCGGGCAGGAGCGCCCTGGCGCGCAACGACGTGGCCTCGGCGGCGACCTTCTTCAAGGAGGCCCAGCGCCTGAACCCGGACGACTCCAAGGTCCAGGACGGCCTGGAGGCCATCCAGGGCAAGCTGGAGGAGCTGTTCCGGCAGGCCTATGTCCAGCGGGACAGGGATCCCGAGGGCTCGGCGGAGAGGTTCCGGCTGATTGCACAGCTGGCGGCCGAGGGTTCCGAATTGAAGACCCGGGCGGAGACACAACTCCAGGCACTGGATCAATAG
- a CDS encoding cyclic nucleotide-binding domain-containing protein, with protein sequence MNESSLRELGLDLLEDRQFERALAVFAEAVRRIPADHRSRMLAARCLSELGERERAVTVYHACAEGLLRRDYLLSAMAACKLGLELAPQEKRLRETLVRLHARAARNVAGRASVPPPLPPETLFDGKVETDIMSLSGEELSDRAIEVLAAPDPGGTANPNDRPPLPLFADLELDAFIDLVGRMGLRAIKPEEVVSVEGEASDRLHVIVAGKAEVTRRVEGEDRTLGFLGGGSIFGELSLLTGAPPSATITAVSDMEVFEIRREHLNAVAKNHPSMPQVLANFAHKRMERNLTATSPLFQPMPESERAALLQRFAFRALQPGEKVLVEGEHSPGLFLVLAGELVVQKDDPAGGAVRLGVLREGEVAGEISLLTGLRATATVVSTRKTAAAFLERAAFHELVKTYPHIKKYLEQLSDRRLKQIGEALRPAEILDADELLMESDGTGTA encoded by the coding sequence ATGAACGAGTCATCATTGCGGGAACTCGGGCTGGATCTGCTGGAGGATCGCCAGTTCGAGCGGGCGCTCGCGGTGTTCGCCGAGGCGGTGCGCCGGATACCCGCGGATCACCGCTCGCGGATGCTGGCCGCGCGCTGTCTGTCGGAGCTGGGAGAGCGTGAGCGGGCGGTCACCGTGTATCACGCCTGTGCGGAGGGGCTGCTGCGGCGCGACTACCTGCTGTCCGCCATGGCGGCCTGCAAGCTGGGGTTGGAGCTGGCGCCCCAGGAGAAGCGGCTCAGGGAGACGCTGGTGCGCCTGCACGCACGCGCGGCGCGCAACGTGGCCGGGCGTGCCTCGGTGCCTCCGCCGCTGCCGCCGGAGACGCTCTTCGACGGCAAGGTGGAGACGGACATCATGTCGCTGTCCGGCGAGGAGCTGAGCGACCGCGCCATCGAGGTGCTCGCCGCGCCGGATCCGGGCGGTACCGCCAACCCGAACGACCGGCCGCCCCTACCGCTCTTCGCGGACCTGGAGCTCGATGCCTTCATCGATCTGGTGGGCCGCATGGGCCTGCGCGCCATCAAGCCCGAGGAGGTGGTGAGCGTCGAGGGTGAGGCCTCGGACCGGCTGCACGTCATCGTCGCCGGCAAGGCCGAGGTGACGCGGCGGGTGGAGGGAGAGGATCGGACGCTGGGCTTCCTCGGAGGCGGGTCCATCTTCGGCGAGCTGTCGCTGCTCACGGGCGCGCCGCCCTCGGCCACCATCACGGCCGTCTCGGACATGGAGGTGTTCGAGATCCGTCGCGAGCACCTCAACGCGGTGGCCAAGAACCACCCCTCGATGCCGCAGGTGTTGGCCAACTTCGCGCACAAGCGCATGGAGCGGAACCTGACGGCCACCTCGCCGCTGTTCCAGCCCATGCCCGAGTCCGAGCGCGCCGCGCTGCTGCAGCGCTTCGCCTTCCGTGCGCTGCAACCGGGGGAGAAGGTGCTGGTGGAGGGCGAGCACTCGCCGGGCCTCTTCCTGGTGCTCGCGGGCGAGCTGGTGGTGCAGAAGGACGACCCGGCCGGTGGCGCCGTGCGTCTGGGCGTGCTGCGCGAGGGCGAGGTGGCGGGGGAGATCTCCCTGCTCACCGGCCTGCGAGCCACGGCCACGGTGGTGTCCACGCGCAAGACGGCGGCGGCCTTCCTGGAGCGCGCGGCCTTCCACGAGCTGGTGAAGACGTATCCGCACATCAAGAAGTACCTGGAGCAGCTGTCGGATCGCCGGTTGAAGCAGATCGGCGAGGCGCTGCGGCCCGCGGAGATCCTCGACGCGGACGAGCTGCTCATGGAGAGCGACGGAACGGGGACGGCCTGA
- a CDS encoding tetratricopeptide repeat protein, with protein sequence MAATNGSPGGARDWRRRERLPSALVQVGLVAVLLAGAVTYVVHRGSVRQQVQARMKAARTLAQRDNPADLRKALAELEALFQVDSDARDAQALAAEVNLRLWLEHRQADAEAGTREHLARAEALDSRSGERYGTRAMLLLAEGKPAEAEKYLEDLKTQGAKSPKLALAEAQALLARGRLLDARQAFARASEAAWREPRYPVAHGEALLDEGLYAQAAEALKKGMAANPDHLRARLSLALARLYQGTGRGDAARLVSDVMGREAEITPALKARTRVVQAALALTEGNPDEALKHAGEALAASPDEHHALFIRARALALKKEPGARAAFQEAVAKRRTATLLYLDGARALQQAGDGEGALALLDAYETVFRDVQVPAPEGRTVGAMERDDRYWLTRGQVLQALARAEDAMAAYDRALAVKGVERARAQYAKAALLMARQDYDAARPLLVEVAPENGMGTLPEAYEALGELLFAKGEFSTGCQHYFFGLTRARQQGESLETLKGKASDVEKRLAAAGQSAMARAWKNEVDALLR encoded by the coding sequence ATGGCCGCGACGAATGGAAGTCCGGGCGGAGCGCGGGATTGGCGGAGGCGGGAGAGGCTGCCGAGCGCGCTCGTGCAGGTGGGCCTGGTGGCGGTGCTGCTGGCCGGCGCGGTGACGTACGTCGTGCACCGCGGCTCGGTGCGCCAGCAGGTGCAGGCGCGCATGAAGGCCGCGCGGACCCTGGCCCAGCGCGACAACCCGGCGGACCTACGCAAGGCGCTCGCGGAGCTGGAGGCCCTCTTCCAGGTGGACTCGGACGCGCGCGACGCCCAGGCACTGGCGGCGGAGGTGAACCTGCGGCTGTGGCTGGAGCACCGCCAGGCGGACGCGGAGGCCGGCACCCGCGAGCACCTGGCGCGCGCCGAGGCGTTGGACTCGCGCTCGGGCGAGCGCTACGGCACCCGGGCGATGCTCCTGCTGGCGGAGGGCAAGCCCGCCGAGGCGGAGAAGTACCTGGAGGACTTGAAGACGCAGGGCGCCAAGAGTCCCAAGCTGGCGCTGGCCGAGGCCCAGGCGCTGCTGGCACGAGGCAGGCTGCTGGATGCGCGGCAGGCCTTCGCTCGGGCCAGTGAGGCGGCGTGGCGGGAGCCGCGCTACCCCGTGGCCCACGGCGAGGCCCTGCTCGACGAGGGCCTGTACGCCCAGGCCGCCGAGGCATTGAAGAAGGGCATGGCGGCCAACCCGGACCATCTGCGCGCGCGGCTCTCGCTGGCGCTCGCACGGCTGTACCAGGGAACGGGACGCGGCGACGCCGCCCGGCTCGTCTCGGACGTGATGGGGCGCGAGGCCGAGATCACCCCGGCGCTGAAGGCCCGTACCCGCGTGGTCCAGGCCGCGCTGGCGCTGACGGAAGGCAACCCGGACGAGGCCCTGAAGCACGCCGGGGAGGCGCTCGCCGCGTCGCCGGATGAGCACCATGCCCTCTTCATCCGCGCGCGCGCGCTGGCCCTGAAGAAGGAGCCGGGGGCTCGCGCGGCCTTCCAGGAGGCGGTGGCGAAGCGGCGGACGGCGACCCTGCTCTACCTGGACGGCGCACGGGCACTGCAGCAGGCGGGGGATGGCGAGGGCGCGCTGGCGCTGCTGGATGCCTACGAGACCGTCTTCCGCGATGTGCAGGTCCCGGCTCCCGAGGGAAGGACGGTGGGCGCGATGGAGCGCGATGATCGCTACTGGCTGACGCGAGGCCAGGTGCTGCAGGCGCTGGCTCGCGCGGAGGACGCGATGGCGGCGTACGACCGGGCCCTGGCGGTGAAGGGTGTGGAAAGGGCCCGCGCTCAATACGCCAAGGCCGCGCTGCTGATGGCCCGCCAGGACTACGACGCCGCCCGGCCACTGCTGGTGGAGGTGGCTCCCGAGAACGGCATGGGCACCCTCCCCGAGGCCTACGAGGCCCTGGGAGAGCTGCTCTTCGCCAAGGGCGAGTTCTCCACCGGCTGCCAGCACTACTTCTTCGGGCTCACCCGCGCGCGCCAGCAGGGCGAGTCCCTCGAGACGCTCAAGGGGAAGGCCTCGGACGTGGAGAAGCGCCTGGCGGCCGCGGGACAGTCCGCCATGGCCAGGGCGTGGAAGAACGAGGTGGATGCGCTGCTGCGCTAG
- a CDS encoding homoserine kinase, which translates to MALYTTLDAAAFTRLSESYGLGTVREFTGIPQGSINTNYRLVTASGRYFVRHTTVRSAEDLRFEAELLALLNESHFPSPRLVSTREGAPFLEWEGGRVSIFAWLVGEELSRAQLTPEHLEALGLELGKLHRITLSFSGARSNPYGPEVVRGWLEELKLNPDAELSAIAGELEGYLERAEAARGGLEPRGVIHADLFLDNVKWLGDRVSALFDFEMACRDFYALDVAITLNAWCFDAGAYRPELCRALLRGYQVERTLVPVERESLFGHALFGAVRYTASRIRDFHLSGLPPDKLAPKDFRTYLARARALAQMGPEGLRALAGV; encoded by the coding sequence ATGGCGCTCTACACCACGCTGGACGCCGCGGCCTTCACGCGGCTCTCGGAGTCCTACGGATTGGGGACGGTGCGCGAGTTCACGGGCATTCCCCAGGGGTCCATCAACACCAACTACCGGCTGGTGACGGCCTCGGGGCGCTACTTCGTCCGGCACACCACGGTACGCTCGGCGGAGGATCTACGCTTCGAGGCGGAGCTGCTGGCCCTGCTCAACGAGTCCCACTTCCCCTCGCCGCGGCTCGTCTCCACGCGCGAGGGGGCGCCCTTCCTGGAATGGGAGGGGGGCCGGGTGTCCATCTTCGCGTGGCTGGTGGGCGAGGAGCTCTCCCGCGCGCAGCTCACCCCCGAGCACCTGGAGGCCCTGGGGCTGGAGCTGGGCAAGCTGCACCGCATCACCCTGTCCTTCAGTGGCGCGCGCTCCAACCCCTATGGCCCGGAGGTGGTGCGTGGCTGGCTGGAGGAGCTGAAGCTCAACCCGGACGCGGAGCTGTCCGCCATCGCCGGGGAGCTGGAGGGCTACCTGGAGCGGGCCGAGGCGGCACGCGGAGGCCTGGAGCCGCGGGGCGTCATCCACGCGGACCTCTTCCTGGACAACGTGAAGTGGCTGGGGGACCGGGTGAGCGCCCTCTTCGATTTCGAGATGGCGTGCCGGGACTTCTACGCGTTGGACGTGGCCATCACCCTCAACGCGTGGTGCTTCGACGCGGGCGCCTACCGGCCGGAGCTGTGCCGGGCGCTGCTGCGCGGCTACCAGGTGGAGCGCACGCTGGTGCCGGTGGAGCGCGAGAGCCTCTTCGGGCACGCGCTCTTCGGGGCGGTGCGTTACACCGCCAGCCGCATCCGCGACTTCCACCTGTCCGGGTTGCCGCCTGACAAATTGGCACCGAAGGACTTCCGCACCTACCTGGCCCGGGCGAGGGCCCTGGCCCAGATGGGGCCGGAGGGCCTGCGCGCGCTCGCGGGTGTGTGA
- a CDS encoding YybH family protein, whose amino-acid sequence MNVRPLLVCALLVLAACGPRFIPGTQITDTEDTRAILQLMENYRSAIEARDAQAIQQLVSKSFRDNAGTEDPADDLTHDTLPEALPPLFARLKSPRVDLEIRQVDVKRNGTATVIYYWNASFQAPGLLDRAQRESELEQMVLQKEDGQWRIVTGI is encoded by the coding sequence ATGAACGTCCGTCCGTTGCTTGTCTGCGCCCTTCTCGTGCTCGCGGCCTGCGGCCCCCGCTTCATCCCGGGCACGCAGATCACCGACACCGAAGACACCCGCGCCATCCTCCAGCTGATGGAGAACTACCGCTCCGCCATCGAGGCGCGCGATGCGCAGGCCATCCAGCAGCTCGTCTCGAAGTCGTTCCGCGACAACGCCGGCACCGAGGATCCTGCGGACGACCTCACCCATGACACCCTGCCCGAGGCGCTTCCGCCCCTCTTCGCCCGACTGAAATCGCCCCGGGTGGACCTGGAGATTCGCCAGGTGGACGTGAAGCGCAATGGGACCGCCACCGTCATCTACTACTGGAACGCGAGCTTCCAGGCGCCGGGGCTGCTCGACAGGGCGCAGCGCGAGTCCGAGCTGGAGCAGATGGTCCTCCAGAAGGAGGACGGGCAGTGGCGCATCGTCACCGGCATCTGA
- a CDS encoding TIGR02266 family protein produces the protein MAEQKTGAEFRQHARAPIELKVDYKKLNSFFADYTKNISKGGTFIKTKKPLPIGTRFLFKLTVPQREVPFELLGEVVWSKADAEEPGMGIRFIYNDERQRADFEGVVERLMADSLGAQLTEKLLNKQLHLG, from the coding sequence ATGGCCGAACAGAAGACAGGCGCTGAATTCCGCCAGCACGCTCGCGCGCCCATCGAGCTGAAGGTGGACTACAAGAAGCTCAACTCGTTCTTCGCGGACTACACGAAGAACATCTCGAAGGGTGGCACCTTCATCAAGACGAAGAAGCCGCTGCCCATCGGGACGCGCTTCCTCTTCAAGTTGACGGTGCCCCAGCGGGAGGTGCCCTTCGAGTTGCTCGGCGAGGTGGTCTGGTCCAAGGCCGACGCCGAGGAGCCCGGCATGGGCATCCGCTTCATCTACAACGACGAGCGCCAGCGCGCCGACTTCGAGGGCGTGGTGGAGCGGTTGATGGCGGACAGTCTTGGAGCGCAGCTCACGGAGAAGCTGCTCAACAAGCAGCTCCACCTGGGGTGA
- a CDS encoding DUF192 domain-containing protein: MLRSCQAAEARDRQSPPAGRKVKDVSAEDDVGPTLPRAWVLLEDSQGGLHRVDVEVAATPEARERGLMWRTELPAGQGMLFIFPLEEVQRFWMRNTLIPLDMIFINSAGRIVGIVERAVPRSRVSRSVGVPGRYVLEVPGGWSQSVGLARGGAVRFEGLESIQVIP, from the coding sequence GTGTTGAGGTCCTGTCAGGCCGCCGAGGCCCGGGACAGGCAGTCCCCGCCGGCGGGTAGGAAGGTGAAGGACGTGAGCGCGGAGGATGACGTGGGGCCCACGCTGCCGAGGGCCTGGGTGCTGCTCGAGGACTCCCAGGGGGGTCTGCACCGGGTGGACGTGGAGGTCGCGGCTACGCCGGAGGCGCGTGAGCGTGGACTGATGTGGCGCACGGAGCTGCCCGCCGGCCAGGGCATGCTCTTCATCTTCCCATTGGAAGAAGTGCAGCGCTTCTGGATGCGCAACACGCTCATTCCGTTGGACATGATCTTCATCAACTCGGCGGGGCGGATCGTGGGCATCGTCGAGCGTGCCGTGCCGCGCTCCCGTGTCTCGCGCTCGGTGGGAGTGCCCGGGCGCTACGTGCTGGAGGTGCCCGGCGGCTGGTCCCAGTCGGTGGGCCTCGCGCGTGGTGGCGCCGTGCGGTTCGAGGGCCTGGAGTCCATCCAGGTCATCCCCTGA
- a CDS encoding ArsR/SmtB family transcription factor: MSAAIASLDVRQASRLFKALGDETRLRIVALLSHGELCVCHVESALGLSQPNASRQLGVLRSAGIVEPRREGSWVYYRLAPQLDELCKQQLKTLVGAFSRREVLKQDVERLLETRGPSSCR; the protein is encoded by the coding sequence ATGTCCGCCGCCATTGCCTCATTGGACGTCCGTCAGGCCTCCCGCCTCTTCAAGGCGCTCGGGGACGAGACGCGCCTGCGAATCGTCGCGCTGCTCTCCCATGGGGAGCTGTGCGTGTGTCACGTGGAGTCGGCGCTGGGGCTCTCTCAGCCCAATGCCTCGCGCCAGCTCGGGGTGTTGCGCTCCGCCGGCATCGTCGAGCCGCGCCGGGAGGGGAGCTGGGTCTACTACAGGCTGGCTCCGCAGCTGGACGAGCTCTGCAAGCAGCAACTCAAGACGCTGGTGGGCGCGTTCTCCCGCCGCGAGGTGCTGAAACAGGACGTGGAGCGCCTCCTCGAGACGCGAGGCCCCTCCTCGTGCCGGTGA